Proteins encoded together in one Osmerus eperlanus chromosome 20, fOsmEpe2.1, whole genome shotgun sequence window:
- the tnfa gene encoding tumor necrosis factor a (TNF superfamily, member 2) produces MGSDYKVMLDVEEGLMAPAGVTVVRETSTHSGRWKMWGALLAMALCVSAALFFTWHHKKEVHIDDLRLTLRQISGVKNAIHLEGYYDSSYSNTTVQWSDDVNQGFSQGNLKLVNNEIVIPSTGLYFVYSQVSFKVHCQAGNMVHLSHSINKLSDSYGNRDDDDEKRNLLLLHSTRTVCGGSQGNSVTAVYMGAVFHMNDGDRLKTDTESRHLPHLQEKSGKNFFGVFAL; encoded by the exons ATGGGAAGTGATTATAAAGTAATGTTGGATGTTGAGGAAGGCCTCATGGCTCCGGCTGGGGTGACAGTGGTACGggagacatccacacacagtggCCGGTGGAAGATGTGGGGAGCATTGCTGGCTATGGCTCTCTGTGTCTCCGCTGCGCTCTTCTTCACCTGGCACCACAAG AAAGAAGTTCATATAGACG ATCTTCGCCTCACATTAAGACAAATATCCGGAGTCAAAAATGCCATTCATTTGGAAG GTTACTACGATTCTTCATACTCCAACACCACAGTGCAATGGAGTGATGACGTAAACCAAGGCTTCTCTCAGGGTAATCTCAAGCTCGTCAACAACGAGATTGTTATCCCAAGCACGGGGCTGTACTTTGTCTACAGTCAAGTGTCCTTCAAGGTCCACTGCCAAGCCGGGAATATGGTCCACCTGAGCCACAGCATCAATAAGCTCTCTGACTCTTACGGAAACAGGGACGACGACGATGAGAAACGTAACCTGCTTCTGCTCCACTCCACGCGCACCGTCTGTGGAGGCAGCCAGGGGAACTCTGTTACTGCGGTGTATATGGGAGCTGTGTTCCATATGAATGATGGAGACAGGTTGAAGACTGATACCGAGAGCCGGCACTTGCCACACCTGCAGGAGAAATCTGGGAAGAACTTCTTCGGTGTGTTTGCGCTGTGA